In Equus przewalskii isolate Varuska chromosome 15, EquPr2, whole genome shotgun sequence, a single genomic region encodes these proteins:
- the RAB6B gene encoding ras-related protein Rab-6B isoform X2 encodes MYDSFDNTYQATIGIDFLSKTMYLEDRTVRLQLWDTAGQERFRSLIPSYIRDSTVAVVVYDITNLNSFQQTSKWIDDVRTERGSDVIIMLVGNKTDLADKRQITIEEGEQRAKELSVMFIETSAKTGYNVKQLFRRVASALPGMENVQEKSKEGMIDIKLDKPQEPPASEGGCSC; translated from the exons ATGTATGACAGCTTCGACAACACATACCAG GCAACCATTGGGATTGACTTCTTGTCAAAAACCATGTACTTGGAGGATCGTACG GTGCGGCTGCAGCTCTGGGACACAGCAGGCCAGGAGCGATTCCGCAGCCTGATCCCCAGCTACATCCGGGACTCCACAGTGGCCGTGGTGGTGTACGACATCACAA ATCTCAACTCCTTTCAGCAGACCTCTAAGTGGATTGATGACGTCAGGACAGAGAGGGGCAGCGACGTCATCATCATGCTGGTGGGCAACAAGACGGACCTGGCCGACAAGAG GCAGATAACCATCGAGGAGGGGGAGCAGCGCGCCAAAGAACTGAGCGTCATGTTCATCGAGACCAGCGCAAAGACTGGCTACAACGTGAAGCAG CTCTTCCGACGCGTGGCATCGGCTCTGCCTGGAATGGAGAATGtccaggagaaaagcaaagaaggga TGATCGACATCAAGCTGGACAAACCCCAGGAGCCCCCGGCCAGTGAGGGCGGCTGCTCCTGCTAA